From a single Micromonospora sp. WMMD1102 genomic region:
- a CDS encoding transposase, which translates to MLIWDNLNTHVSRRMHALIAARPWLTVIRLPSYAPDLNPTEGVWRWIKRGLTNIAAHGADHLADLVKHRLRACQQQTDLLAGFFANTGMTLDPEPP; encoded by the coding sequence GTGCTGATCTGGGACAACCTCAACACCCACGTCAGCCGCCGCATGCACGCCCTGATCGCGGCCCGGCCGTGGCTGACCGTGATCCGGCTGCCGTCGTACGCACCCGATCTCAACCCGACCGAAGGAGTCTGGCGATGGATAAAACGCGGCCTGACCAACATCGCCGCCCACGGCGCCGACCACCTCGCCGACCTGGTCAAACACCGCCTACGCGCCTGCCAGCAACAGACCGATCTCCTCGCCGGCTTCTTCGCCAACACCGGCATGACCCTCGACCCCGAACCACCGTGA
- a CDS encoding winged helix-turn-helix domain-containing protein has protein sequence MRYPAGGGMNAAARVRREKVRMQAAAMFEESKPSTQIAAELRVSPKSVREWRRRWAAGGTAALASSGPGGSDCKLSEEQLGELADLLDRGPVEQGWPDARWTLARVVEVIERRFGVSYTLRGVSYLLHRIGYRQQVPTRRAIERDPEAIATWHRRRWPSVRG, from the coding sequence ATGAGGTATCCGGCTGGTGGTGGCATGAACGCGGCAGCCCGGGTCCGGCGTGAGAAGGTCCGAATGCAGGCCGCGGCCATGTTCGAGGAGTCCAAACCGTCCACGCAGATCGCTGCTGAGCTGCGAGTTTCCCCAAAGTCGGTCCGTGAGTGGAGACGTCGCTGGGCTGCCGGCGGGACTGCGGCTCTGGCATCGTCGGGGCCGGGTGGTTCGGACTGCAAGCTCTCCGAAGAGCAGCTCGGTGAGCTTGCCGACCTGCTCGACCGGGGGCCGGTGGAGCAGGGCTGGCCCGACGCCCGGTGGACTCTGGCGCGGGTCGTCGAGGTGATCGAACGTCGTTTCGGCGTCTCCTACACGCTGCGCGGGGTGTCCTACCTGCTGCACCGCATCGGCTACCGCCAGCAGGTCCCGACCCGACGGGCGATCGAACGCGACCCCGAGGCGATCGCGACCTGGCACCGCAGGCGGTGGCCGTCGGTAAGAGGTTAG
- a CDS encoding DUF262 domain-containing protein, translating to MTVDIRDEGPIRHPQPEVPRLANLADRILHGDILLPKFQRAFVWNRRQVLELLDSIVKNYPIGSILLWQTNLGELASERTVAGLPVRPPRPGYPVNYILDGQQRLSSIFGALHWKPHGDPGSIWNIVYDLAEQKFMHRATDDEPPMFQIPTRLLSEPADYFGRVGLIAEPELRLQAKQVFARFQDYSIAAVVLHDMPVDEVAKVFGRINSTGTPLDVVDLVRAATWAPDFDLTEEVDTLLAVLEAKKYGRIDRKTILRTIAAAAGLGFSNSDMDNLRNLSGRQITAAVGEVAVAARRAVDFLATQIGTPRAAALPYLNQFAPLVEVFRQVPKPTAAQFAAIHRWFWLTASGGYFKGWNSTQMLADCTAIAQFAAKSTVDIEISAAIPTSNFWQRNQFRADNAPAKLLALLLAYEQPLDLRTGQRIDVDKALSWDNDKEFHHFFPRDFLRRAGYSTAQINACANFIMLSSVSNIWISNQPPSRYLRDLCDTEGEAEVRRRAATCLVDADAFAAAQRDDFEGFLRARSETLHQRLTALIGLPDSSGGAPETVGYVELDNDDAMDEPVDRDSDD from the coding sequence GTGACCGTTGACATCAGGGACGAAGGGCCGATCAGGCATCCTCAGCCTGAGGTGCCTCGGCTTGCCAACCTCGCAGATAGGATCTTGCACGGCGACATCCTGCTTCCGAAGTTTCAACGAGCCTTCGTCTGGAACCGTCGTCAAGTCCTAGAGCTACTCGATTCCATCGTCAAAAACTATCCAATCGGCAGCATCCTCCTTTGGCAAACTAACCTCGGCGAACTCGCGAGCGAACGCACCGTTGCTGGTCTCCCCGTAAGACCACCCCGTCCTGGCTATCCAGTCAACTACATCCTCGACGGACAGCAGCGACTCTCCTCAATCTTCGGCGCCCTGCACTGGAAGCCCCACGGAGACCCGGGCAGCATCTGGAACATCGTATACGACTTGGCCGAGCAAAAGTTCATGCACCGAGCCACCGATGACGAGCCACCAATGTTTCAAATACCGACCCGGCTCTTGTCCGAGCCGGCAGACTACTTTGGCCGCGTGGGACTGATCGCGGAGCCCGAGTTGCGGCTTCAGGCGAAACAGGTCTTCGCCCGGTTCCAGGACTATTCGATCGCGGCGGTCGTCCTGCACGACATGCCAGTGGACGAGGTCGCGAAGGTTTTTGGCAGGATAAACAGCACCGGTACGCCGCTGGACGTCGTGGATCTGGTCCGCGCAGCAACGTGGGCGCCCGACTTCGACCTTACCGAGGAAGTCGACACCTTACTGGCGGTTCTGGAGGCTAAGAAGTACGGACGAATCGATCGTAAAACGATCCTCCGTACGATCGCCGCCGCCGCTGGACTCGGCTTCTCCAACAGCGATATGGACAACCTGCGGAACCTTTCGGGACGGCAGATCACGGCAGCTGTCGGCGAGGTGGCCGTGGCCGCCCGCCGAGCGGTGGATTTCCTGGCCACCCAGATTGGCACACCCCGTGCAGCGGCCTTGCCATACCTGAACCAATTCGCACCGCTCGTGGAGGTGTTCCGCCAGGTACCTAAGCCCACTGCGGCGCAGTTCGCGGCAATACACCGCTGGTTCTGGCTTACCGCCAGCGGCGGATACTTCAAGGGCTGGAACAGCACCCAAATGCTGGCCGACTGTACCGCGATCGCCCAGTTCGCTGCGAAGAGCACAGTCGACATTGAAATCTCCGCTGCTATACCCACTAGCAATTTTTGGCAACGCAACCAGTTCCGCGCCGACAACGCCCCCGCAAAGCTCTTGGCCTTACTGCTCGCGTATGAACAGCCACTGGATCTTCGCACTGGACAGCGCATCGACGTTGACAAGGCACTGTCCTGGGACAACGACAAAGAGTTCCACCACTTCTTCCCCCGTGACTTCCTTCGCCGAGCCGGGTACTCGACGGCGCAAATAAATGCATGCGCCAATTTCATCATGCTTAGCTCGGTCAGCAATATCTGGATCTCTAACCAACCGCCATCGAGGTATCTCCGCGACCTGTGCGACACAGAGGGAGAAGCCGAGGTGCGCAGACGGGCCGCCACATGTCTGGTCGATGCTGACGCCTTCGCTGCCGCGCAACGCGACGATTTCGAGGGCTTCCTCCGCGCCCGAAGCGAAACCTTGCACCAACGGTTGACCGCTCTCATCGGGCTGCCCGACAGCAGCGGCGGCGCCCCCGAAACCGTCGGATATGTCGAGCTAGACAACGACGATGCTATGGACGAACCGGTCGACCGAGATTCCGACGACTGA
- a CDS encoding N-6 DNA methylase, translated as MRQDAEALLADSDRLPSRPTTPPRSATALTLENTRRSWADVTVTKAAATDAMNLIYAFWSNALTADNRTEFDMATKRNDVPPTTRAQFGSAIKSARDIMRKDAGLNGDLDRLPQLSWLLFLRAFDTLEEERFLIEGPRFKPAIDERYRWKTWASDQDFSGERLLKFVNDDLLPYLRDLPSSKDPSDPRNIISTVFKEINNRMLSGVLLRDLVDQVNRINFRTSDDYHAIAFLYESILKEMRDAAGDSGEFYTPRPVIKFMVEQTFLKLGESILDPACGTGGFLVEAFEKLRTSANSSVLLAELHANLRGIEKKPLPYLLCVMNLILHHVNSPAVIRDNALIRMLNENKPANRVRVVLTNPPFGGEEESSVAQRFPQGLRTKETSLLYLQAVIDKLEPGGRCAVVLPNGVLSGAGIGPRVREKLLKECNLHTIVRLGQGVFAPYTPIPANLLFFEKTGPTKETWFYQMPAPEGRRGYSKTKPMRYEEFADCIEWWGGEHRDGRIENHLAWRVSRADIEQDDFNLDRPNPSAATGLSHRNPSDLIVDLVATERQILELLDGLTPVEGAIKNAPWSPLSKILTLSADPVTVEEEERYITAGVYSYGRGLFKRPMIYGSETNYRTLYRLHVNQFVFSKLFAWEGALATVTKDFEGVFVSQEFPTFDINTEVADPSYVAHLARWPELHARLRHGTTGMGSRRQRVNVARLLATEVPLPDLQKQRQIAMHLDSLMSIDKAVIEQQEKSKALRLSLLNAAFSGSS; from the coding sequence GTGAGGCAAGACGCCGAAGCGCTACTCGCCGATTCGGACCGCCTTCCGTCCCGACCGACAACGCCTCCCCGATCCGCCACCGCACTGACGTTAGAGAATACCCGACGATCGTGGGCCGACGTCACCGTTACCAAAGCGGCGGCGACCGACGCGATGAACCTGATTTACGCCTTCTGGTCCAACGCTCTGACTGCCGACAACCGAACGGAATTTGACATGGCAACAAAGAGGAACGACGTACCACCGACCACTCGCGCCCAGTTCGGATCGGCAATCAAATCTGCCCGCGACATCATGCGCAAGGACGCCGGCCTAAACGGTGATCTCGACCGGCTTCCTCAACTCTCCTGGCTCCTCTTTCTTCGGGCCTTCGACACCCTCGAGGAAGAGCGATTCCTTATTGAGGGACCGCGCTTCAAGCCAGCGATAGATGAACGGTACCGCTGGAAGACTTGGGCCTCCGATCAGGACTTCAGTGGCGAACGCCTACTGAAATTTGTGAATGATGACCTGCTTCCATATCTCCGCGACCTTCCGTCGAGCAAGGACCCGTCGGATCCGAGAAACATCATTTCTACGGTCTTTAAAGAAATCAACAACCGAATGCTATCCGGGGTGCTGCTCCGCGATCTCGTCGACCAGGTGAACCGGATTAACTTCCGTACCTCCGACGACTACCACGCGATCGCGTTTCTCTACGAGTCCATCCTCAAGGAGATGCGCGATGCGGCAGGAGATTCAGGCGAGTTTTATACGCCTCGGCCAGTCATTAAGTTCATGGTCGAACAGACGTTTCTCAAGCTCGGAGAAAGTATCCTCGACCCCGCCTGCGGGACAGGGGGATTCCTGGTTGAAGCGTTTGAAAAACTCCGCACCTCGGCAAACAGCAGTGTACTGCTGGCTGAACTGCATGCCAATCTTCGTGGAATCGAGAAGAAACCTCTTCCCTACCTGCTATGCGTAATGAACCTTATCCTGCATCATGTCAACAGTCCGGCAGTTATTCGGGACAATGCACTCATTCGGATGCTTAACGAGAACAAGCCGGCGAACCGAGTGCGCGTCGTCCTAACTAACCCGCCGTTTGGTGGGGAGGAAGAGAGCTCGGTCGCACAACGCTTTCCTCAGGGCCTCCGAACGAAAGAGACTTCGTTACTGTATCTTCAGGCCGTCATTGATAAACTGGAGCCCGGCGGCCGGTGCGCGGTCGTGCTACCTAACGGCGTTCTTTCGGGAGCTGGGATTGGTCCGCGCGTCAGGGAAAAGCTTTTGAAAGAATGCAACCTGCACACTATAGTGCGGCTTGGCCAAGGAGTATTCGCGCCGTATACTCCGATACCTGCGAATCTGCTCTTCTTCGAGAAAACCGGGCCAACGAAAGAGACTTGGTTCTATCAGATGCCCGCTCCGGAAGGCCGGCGAGGGTATTCAAAGACCAAGCCCATGCGCTACGAGGAATTCGCCGACTGCATTGAGTGGTGGGGCGGTGAGCATCGTGATGGTCGAATTGAAAATCACCTTGCCTGGCGCGTGTCGCGGGCGGACATCGAACAAGACGACTTCAATCTTGACCGCCCTAACCCAAGCGCGGCCACTGGTCTTAGCCATCGCAATCCAAGTGATCTAATAGTGGACCTTGTGGCAACCGAGCGTCAGATCCTGGAACTGCTGGATGGACTCACCCCGGTGGAAGGTGCTATCAAAAATGCGCCATGGTCGCCGTTAAGCAAGATTTTGACGCTGTCAGCAGACCCGGTGACAGTGGAGGAAGAAGAGCGATACATTACAGCTGGCGTATACAGCTATGGCCGTGGCCTGTTCAAGCGGCCTATGATTTACGGATCGGAAACGAATTATCGCACGCTCTATCGCTTGCATGTTAACCAGTTCGTGTTTAGTAAACTGTTCGCGTGGGAAGGGGCGCTCGCCACGGTAACCAAGGATTTCGAAGGAGTCTTCGTCTCGCAAGAGTTCCCGACCTTCGACATTAATACCGAAGTGGCTGACCCTAGCTATGTAGCTCATTTAGCGCGCTGGCCGGAGCTGCATGCGCGACTACGGCACGGAACCACAGGGATGGGTTCCCGTCGCCAGCGAGTGAACGTCGCAAGGTTACTTGCAACCGAGGTCCCGCTTCCAGACTTGCAGAAGCAGCGTCAGATCGCTATGCACCTTGATAGCCTGATGAGCATCGACAAGGCCGTGATTGAGCAACAAGAGAAGTCTAAAGCTCTTCGCCTATCGCTACTCAATGCTGCCTTCAGTGGATCCTCATGA
- a CDS encoding DEAD/DEAH box helicase family protein gives MVVTFGAERLTEDETCQWFVLPALAASGWPEEQIWPQYPINAGKLVATTRRHSRQPKLKADYVLEHPDGLPLGIVEAKRTSKNAADGIEQAKRYARLLDVPFAYATNGRVIHEIDLATGLMTDVEAFPSPEKLLARYRQARGLDGGLQTEVVLMPFDQQLRNFNNTPREARYYQKVAVNRAVHAIARGDKRILLTLATGTGKTLVAYLIVAKLRRAEWMGDRPPRVLYLADRSMLIDQPKDEYFIQGFGDVVHKIERGVAARGRDIYFALYQTLDRGNDQPLYTRYDPDYFDLIIVDECHRGSARDEAQWSNILKYFSPATQIGMTATPISKRDADTYNYFGDQVYEYSLAQGIEDGYLAPYRVRKARLNVDIMGWRPNAGQRDIYGNEIPDRLYTPKDHERVLAILERTEEAAAYLTNYLRETDRLGKTIVFCENNDHAHRMRQALHNANYDMVQRYPDYVCRITDDDGDPGRALLDRFKKIDTDEPVIAVTSRLLTTGVDMPSVRNIVLFRRIGSMPEFKQIIGRGTRVCEDVRKSSFDIIDFVEATVLFNDPTFDGPPIRMVRDDVDDDGTFETTIEQPEADEVLTEEAAGPRPDYQEQDGNAADKTAASDGPAKVVDDPDQIDNIRANGIRLYVNGVDVFVWGEAFYVLEGDGRRLRLVTYRQYVQARLIELDLDPVNLRAQWAIAKSRRLLSEALEAADIPVSELPEKLQHPEVDPIDLLLHVGWEFPLVSRDERVARLRREHRDFLAGFPTRAREILDLVLEKYAAYGPSELSPSALQVAPFTEHGTIIELAERFDGGDKLHEALDNLGTRLFSVAA, from the coding sequence GTGGTGGTGACGTTTGGTGCTGAGAGGCTGACTGAGGACGAAACGTGCCAATGGTTCGTGCTGCCCGCGCTTGCCGCCTCGGGCTGGCCGGAGGAGCAGATCTGGCCGCAATACCCGATTAATGCCGGCAAGTTGGTCGCTACCACCCGGCGGCATTCGCGTCAGCCGAAGCTGAAGGCTGACTATGTGTTGGAGCACCCTGATGGACTCCCGCTCGGGATCGTAGAGGCCAAACGGACCAGCAAGAACGCCGCCGACGGCATCGAACAGGCTAAGCGGTACGCACGGTTGCTTGACGTGCCATTCGCGTACGCAACGAACGGTCGCGTGATCCACGAAATTGATCTGGCAACGGGCCTGATGACCGACGTTGAGGCGTTCCCTTCCCCGGAGAAGCTACTTGCCCGCTATCGGCAAGCGCGAGGTCTCGACGGCGGGCTGCAGACCGAAGTGGTGTTGATGCCCTTCGACCAGCAGTTACGCAATTTCAACAATACACCACGCGAGGCACGCTACTACCAAAAGGTGGCGGTCAACCGTGCCGTTCACGCAATCGCCCGTGGCGATAAGCGGATTCTGTTGACTCTCGCTACTGGGACTGGCAAAACGCTAGTTGCCTACCTGATCGTCGCCAAGCTGCGGCGCGCCGAGTGGATGGGAGACCGCCCCCCTCGCGTTCTCTACCTCGCCGACCGCAGCATGTTGATTGACCAGCCAAAGGACGAGTACTTCATCCAGGGGTTCGGGGACGTGGTCCACAAGATAGAGCGCGGTGTTGCGGCACGTGGCCGGGACATCTACTTTGCACTCTATCAGACGCTCGACCGCGGCAACGATCAGCCACTATACACGCGCTATGATCCGGACTACTTCGATCTGATCATTGTTGATGAGTGTCATCGAGGAAGCGCCCGAGATGAGGCACAATGGAGCAATATCCTGAAGTACTTCAGTCCGGCGACGCAAATCGGGATGACAGCGACACCGATCAGCAAGCGCGATGCCGACACATACAACTACTTCGGCGACCAAGTGTATGAGTATTCATTGGCTCAGGGAATTGAGGACGGTTACCTGGCGCCCTATCGAGTTCGGAAGGCGCGCCTCAATGTCGATATTATGGGATGGCGGCCAAACGCAGGGCAGCGCGACATTTACGGCAACGAGATTCCGGATCGGCTGTATACGCCCAAGGACCACGAGCGGGTTCTGGCAATCCTCGAACGCACCGAGGAAGCTGCAGCCTACCTGACCAACTACCTACGGGAGACCGATCGGTTGGGTAAGACGATCGTGTTCTGCGAAAACAATGACCACGCACACCGAATGCGGCAGGCATTACACAACGCGAATTACGACATGGTCCAGCGGTATCCCGACTATGTTTGCCGGATCACCGACGACGATGGTGATCCTGGCCGGGCGTTGTTGGACCGGTTCAAGAAGATCGACACCGATGAGCCTGTTATCGCGGTGACGTCTCGCTTGCTCACCACCGGGGTCGATATGCCATCGGTACGCAACATCGTGCTATTTCGACGTATCGGTTCCATGCCAGAGTTCAAGCAGATCATCGGTCGCGGTACCCGGGTGTGTGAGGATGTGAGGAAGTCATCATTTGACATCATTGACTTTGTCGAGGCGACGGTCCTGTTCAACGATCCGACTTTCGACGGTCCACCGATCCGTATGGTGCGGGACGACGTTGACGACGACGGCACCTTCGAGACCACAATAGAGCAGCCAGAGGCTGACGAAGTCTTGACGGAAGAAGCCGCCGGTCCTAGGCCCGATTACCAGGAGCAGGACGGCAATGCCGCAGACAAGACAGCTGCAAGCGATGGCCCTGCCAAGGTAGTGGACGACCCCGACCAGATCGACAACATCCGCGCCAACGGCATCCGCCTCTACGTCAACGGTGTCGATGTATTTGTCTGGGGCGAGGCATTCTACGTCCTAGAGGGCGACGGCCGCCGACTGCGCCTGGTGACGTACCGCCAGTACGTCCAGGCTCGACTCATCGAACTGGACCTTGACCCTGTCAATCTTCGAGCGCAGTGGGCGATAGCCAAGAGTCGGCGTCTGCTCAGCGAAGCACTTGAAGCCGCCGACATTCCCGTCTCCGAACTCCCAGAGAAGCTCCAACATCCGGAGGTCGACCCGATCGACCTGCTGTTGCACGTCGGCTGGGAATTCCCCCTTGTCAGCCGCGATGAGCGGGTAGCCCGGCTACGCCGCGAACATCGGGACTTCCTCGCCGGATTCCCCACCCGAGCGCGGGAGATACTGGACCTCGTGCTAGAGAAGTACGCCGCGTACGGCCCGTCTGAGCTGTCGCCTAGCGCACTACAGGTCGCACCGTTTACCGAGCATGGGACGATCATTGAACTTGCCGAGCGGTTTGATGGGGGCGATAAGCTGCATGAGGCTCTGGACAACCTTGGCACACGACTGTTTAGCGTGGCGGCCTAA
- a CDS encoding transposase: protein MDKARAFLLGLLSDVESRSCWQLTEQAGHASPHAMQRLLGEAVWDADKVRDDVHGYAVDTLGAPDGVLILDDTGDLKKGELARTLFTVDDQRIVRVPNGRRSPQDAAPRLGRRPAHRPRRVRVHVRVGVARQGSPTSAGP, encoded by the coding sequence GTGGACAAGGCGCGGGCGTTCCTGCTCGGGTTGCTCTCCGATGTAGAAAGCCGGTCGTGTTGGCAGTTGACGGAGCAGGCCGGACACGCATCGCCGCATGCAATGCAGCGGCTGTTGGGTGAGGCGGTCTGGGACGCAGACAAGGTGCGCGACGATGTTCACGGCTATGCGGTCGACACGCTTGGCGCCCCGGACGGGGTGCTGATCCTGGACGACACGGGTGATCTCAAGAAGGGTGAGCTGGCGAGAACGCTGTTCACCGTCGACGATCAACGCATCGTCCGGGTGCCGAACGGAAGACGGTCGCCGCAGGACGCCGCACCGCGACTTGGTCGACGGCCGGCACATCGACCTCGGCGAGTTCGGGTTCATGTACGCGTCGGTGTAGCACGTCAGGGTTCTCCCACATCTGCTGGACCGTGA
- a CDS encoding cytochrome P450 yields MQLRPFTGAYLTDPAVVWRELLNAPEDVHFADDLGLWLISRHEHVHRALADAGTFGNALTLAPIYEMCPEARSVVMRLDVPPTTAAADSPVHARTRRALRATFANTGPRVADQYGPIVHRRVAELVDRIADRRAGVVDLVSEFAALLPLLVVVDILGVPERDVPRIRRWADGQIALIWGQPEPAEQVRLAQALLDFWHYCQALVSQRLREGATGDDFVSRALRHRGGDDAVLSAAEAASLAFNLLVAGHETTAGLLAHALDRALSEPGRWARIGAEPAGVPAFVEEVLRFGPAIDGWLRVTRRPVTIGGVLIPPGARCLVLIGAANRDPAAFADPDRFDPSRSGNRGHLSFGYGPHFCIGAALARLEARVALVRLAEAMPQLRLAARHRSRFKPNVAFRAHRTLPVVQPRSSQRA; encoded by the coding sequence ATGCAATTGCGGCCATTCACCGGCGCCTACCTCACCGACCCGGCCGTCGTCTGGCGCGAGCTGTTGAACGCGCCGGAGGATGTGCACTTCGCCGATGATCTCGGGTTGTGGCTGATCAGTCGCCATGAGCACGTGCATCGGGCCTTGGCGGATGCGGGGACTTTCGGCAACGCGCTCACCCTGGCACCGATCTACGAGATGTGTCCGGAGGCGCGGAGCGTCGTCATGCGCCTGGACGTACCGCCTACCACGGCGGCAGCGGATTCGCCGGTGCACGCCCGCACCCGGCGGGCGTTGCGGGCCACCTTCGCCAACACCGGCCCTCGGGTCGCCGACCAGTACGGCCCGATCGTGCATCGTCGCGTGGCAGAGCTGGTCGACCGGATTGCCGACCGGCGGGCTGGGGTGGTCGACCTGGTGTCCGAGTTCGCCGCGCTGCTACCCCTGCTGGTGGTGGTGGACATCCTCGGCGTGCCCGAGCGGGACGTGCCCCGTATCCGAAGGTGGGCCGACGGGCAGATCGCGTTGATCTGGGGCCAGCCGGAGCCGGCCGAGCAGGTCCGGTTAGCCCAAGCGTTGCTCGACTTTTGGCACTACTGCCAGGCACTCGTCTCACAGCGCCTCCGCGAGGGAGCCACCGGCGACGACTTCGTCAGCCGCGCGCTGCGCCACCGTGGCGGCGACGATGCCGTGCTCAGCGCTGCCGAGGCGGCGAGTCTGGCGTTCAACCTCCTGGTGGCCGGGCACGAGACCACCGCTGGGCTGCTCGCGCACGCCTTGGACCGGGCGTTGTCCGAGCCGGGACGGTGGGCGCGGATCGGCGCCGAGCCCGCTGGGGTACCGGCCTTCGTGGAGGAGGTGCTGCGGTTCGGGCCAGCGATCGACGGGTGGCTGAGGGTGACCCGCCGGCCGGTGACGATCGGCGGAGTGTTGATTCCGCCCGGCGCCCGATGCCTGGTGCTGATCGGTGCTGCCAACCGGGACCCGGCCGCCTTCGCCGATCCGGATCGGTTCGACCCGTCACGTTCCGGCAACCGGGGTCACCTCTCCTTCGGGTACGGGCCACATTTCTGTATCGGTGCCGCACTGGCCCGACTGGAGGCCCGGGTCGCCCTGGTGCGACTCGCCGAGGCGATGCCGCAACTGCGGCTCGCCGCCCGCCACCGGTCGCGGTTCAAACCCAATGTGGCCTTCCGGGCGCACCGAACGCTCCCTGTCGTTCAACCGCGCTCCAGCCAGCGCGCCTGA
- a CDS encoding FAD-dependent monooxygenase, with amino-acid sequence MPVNTPRRAVVAGAGLAGTLAAAVLAEDGYAVTVIERDRLPTGPAARKGVPQARHAHLLWSGGARTLDSLLPGTTDRLLAAGAHRIGVPSMLVSMSAQGWFQRHPDGRQFLITCSRDLLDWVIRDQALSAGDIDVRDTTDVLELLGDATRLTGVRIRDQQTQIIEDLHAEFVVDATGRGSHAPEWLTRLGLPAVREEIVDSGLAYATRLFRAPATATHSFPVVNVQADPREPRPGQTATLLPIEGDRWLVTLSGTRGGEPTTDEDRFVEFARRVRHPIVGDLIASAQPSGPVIGSRSTVNRRRYYERLPRWPHGLAVLGDAVATFNPIYGHGMSVAAHGVAALRDGLRKHHHDPQAAQKIQQVIARTVEPAWLMATGQDILYPSAIGRRPPAAARLAQRYFERMMRTGISRRAVAYALLDVFSLSASMRSLLSPRIVLETILGPKRPPPSEPPLTAEELSV; translated from the coding sequence ATGCCCGTGAATACACCAAGGCGTGCGGTAGTCGCGGGGGCAGGACTAGCCGGCACGCTCGCGGCAGCGGTGCTGGCCGAGGACGGGTACGCCGTAACGGTCATTGAGCGTGATCGGTTGCCGACCGGACCAGCCGCTCGCAAAGGCGTCCCCCAGGCCCGACATGCTCACCTCCTCTGGTCCGGTGGAGCGCGGACGCTGGACTCCCTGCTGCCCGGCACGACCGACCGGTTGCTCGCCGCCGGAGCACACCGTATCGGAGTGCCAAGCATGCTCGTGTCCATGTCCGCTCAGGGATGGTTCCAGCGGCACCCCGACGGCCGGCAGTTCCTCATCACCTGCAGCCGCGATCTCCTCGACTGGGTGATCCGCGACCAGGCCCTGAGCGCCGGGGACATCGATGTCCGCGACACCACCGACGTCCTGGAGCTGCTTGGAGACGCCACCCGGCTTACCGGCGTGCGGATCCGCGACCAGCAGACGCAGATCATCGAGGATCTCCACGCCGAGTTCGTAGTCGACGCCACCGGCCGCGGATCGCACGCACCCGAGTGGCTGACCCGCCTTGGCCTACCAGCAGTCCGGGAGGAGATCGTTGACTCCGGCCTCGCCTACGCCACCCGACTCTTCCGCGCCCCGGCCACAGCGACACATAGCTTTCCGGTAGTGAACGTCCAGGCCGACCCTCGGGAACCACGCCCCGGACAGACGGCGACGCTGCTGCCGATCGAAGGGGACCGGTGGCTGGTAACGCTGTCTGGCACCCGGGGAGGTGAACCCACCACCGACGAAGACCGGTTCGTCGAGTTCGCCCGCAGGGTTCGCCACCCGATCGTGGGTGACCTCATCGCATCCGCCCAGCCATCTGGACCGGTCATCGGCTCCAGGAGCACGGTCAACAGGCGGCGCTACTACGAAAGATTGCCCCGCTGGCCACACGGCCTCGCCGTCCTCGGCGATGCCGTCGCTACCTTCAATCCCATCTACGGACACGGGATGTCGGTCGCCGCACACGGCGTCGCCGCCCTCCGCGACGGCCTGAGAAAGCATCATCACGACCCGCAGGCCGCCCAGAAAATTCAGCAGGTGATCGCCCGAACGGTTGAGCCGGCCTGGCTGATGGCCACCGGGCAAGACATCCTCTATCCGTCCGCCATCGGCCGACGTCCACCCGCCGCAGCCCGGCTCGCCCAACGCTACTTCGAACGGATGATGAGAACCGGCATCAGCCGTCGCGCCGTCGCGTACGCCCTCCTTGACGTCTTCAGCCTGTCCGCGTCCATGAGATCTCTACTGTCGCCGCGAATCGTCCTGGAAACGATCCTAGGACCCAAGCGACCACCGCCGAGCGAACCACCACTCACTGCCGAAGAACTTTCCGTGTAG